The proteins below come from a single Verrucomicrobiia bacterium genomic window:
- a CDS encoding PIN domain-containing protein, protein MTHLMDSSAFFAYFFNEPGRVRVEEILRNTTHSPGLSILTATEFWACLKRQGNSAAFEQEWQEHRPLFDEVVPVDWAVTHQGILLREAVRTRLPAMDALIAATAVVRDAVLVHRDPHFLEIPPSLMRQEYLG, encoded by the coding sequence ATGACCCATCTCATGGATTCGTCGGCGTTCTTCGCTTACTTCTTCAACGAGCCGGGAAGGGTACGGGTTGAGGAGATCCTACGGAACACGACCCACTCACCAGGACTGTCCATTCTGACGGCCACCGAGTTCTGGGCGTGCTTGAAGCGCCAGGGAAATTCCGCCGCCTTTGAGCAGGAGTGGCAGGAACACCGGCCGCTGTTTGACGAAGTGGTCCCCGTGGACTGGGCTGTGACGCATCAAGGCATCCTTCTCCGCGAAGCGGTCCGGACCCGGCTTCCCGCCATGGATGCACTGATCGCCGCCACCGCGGTCGTTCGCGATGCAGTTCTGGTCCACCGCGATCCACACTTCCTGGAAATCCCTCCCTCCCTCATGCGCCAGGAATACCTCGGGTGA